A portion of the Rhodanobacter sp. AS-Z3 genome contains these proteins:
- a CDS encoding Dps family protein, with translation MAISIGIAKKDREAVAKQLSKLLADTYSLYLKTHSFHWNVTGPQFNSLHLMFETQYNELWLAADEVAERIRTLDVFAPGSYSQFSKLSAIKEEVGVPEWKEMVNQLVEGHEIAAATSRDTLKAANAAGDDGTADMAIGRLKAHEKTAWMLRSLLR, from the coding sequence CAAGCAACTGTCCAAGTTGCTCGCCGACACCTATTCGCTCTATCTGAAGACCCACAGTTTCCACTGGAACGTGACCGGCCCGCAGTTCAACAGCCTGCACCTGATGTTCGAGACGCAATACAACGAACTGTGGCTGGCCGCCGACGAAGTGGCCGAGCGCATCCGCACGCTGGACGTGTTCGCGCCCGGTTCCTACAGCCAGTTCAGCAAACTCAGCGCGATCAAGGAAGAAGTCGGCGTACCCGAATGGAAGGAGATGGTGAACCAGTTGGTCGAAGGCCACGAAATCGCCGCCGCCACCTCACGCGACACGCTGAAGGCTGCCAATGCCGCTGGTGATGACGGCACCGCCGACATGGCCATCGGCCGCCTGAAGGCGCACGAGAAGACCGCGTGGATGCTGCGCTCGTTGCTGCGTTGA